TCGGCATCATTCATATTGTCGGCAGGGCCATCGTAGCGGAAGCCGGGTTGGCCTTTCTGGGACTGGGGGACCCGACATCCAAAAGCTGGGGCCTGATACTGAACCGTTCCATCAATTTTCCGGGTATCTATTTCACGGATTATTGGCATTGGTGGGTGCTGGCCCCCTTGTCTTTCTTGACCCTGCTGGTGCTGTCCATTGCTTTTGTGGGCAGGGATTTGGAGAAAACGGCTAATTCCAAACTGTAAAGAGGTGATTTATGATGCAACCGGTTTTACGGGTTAAAGATCTGTCGGTCCGTTATGGCCATACGGAAGGGGAAAGCATAATCGCGGTGCGCAGGATAAATTTTGCGCTGGAGCCGGGGACTGTTACCGGTGTTATCGGGGAGTCGGGTTGCGGAAAATCTTCCCTGGCTTTGGCGTTGATGGGGTTGTTGAAAAAACGGGCCCGGGTGCAAGGGGAAATTTTTTATGGGCCCACAGATTTGAACCGGCTGTCGGAACAAGAATGGAATCAGTATCGCTGGAGCAAACTGGCCATTATCTTCCAAAACAGTTTGGATATCCTTAATCCCGTTATGACTATCGGTGAGCAAATAGGGGAAGCTATGCGGCGTCATACCTCGCTGACGGGGACGGAAATACGCGCCGGATTGGAAGAATTATTAAAGATGGTGGGGCTGGACCCGGTCTTCGCCAAAAGCTACCCGCATCAATTGTCGGGGGGGATGCGCCAAAAGGTACTGATAGCCATGGCCTTATCCTGCGAACCCGAAGTTTTGATTGTGGATGAGCCGACAACGGCTTTGGACGCCGTTGCCAAAGATGAGATTGTCGAACTCTTGCTTGGATTGCAGCGGAAAATGGCATTTCCCATGCTGGTCATATCCCATGAAATGCAGGTTATTATGCGGATGACCTCTCGCTTGATGGTCATGTACGCCGGGAATGTAGTGGAGGAGGGGCTGACCGGGGAAATCTTTAAAAATCCCATGCATCCTTACACGCGGGGTTTAATGTATTCTTCTCCCGCGGTAAATCCATACCGGGATTTATGGGGCATCCCCGGCGAGGCGGGCCGGGAGAGTGAGGGGCAATGTCCATTTTGCCGCCGCTGCAATCAGTGCGTTGAGCGGTGCGCCAAAGAACATCCGGAATTGTCACGATTGCCATGCGGCAGGAAAGTGTCCTGCCTTCGAGGCGGTATTGTTACTTTGCTGGAGGGTAGGAATTTGCATAAAAGCTATCATTGGCGGGGCGGTGAAATAAAGGCCTGCAGCTCTTGCGATATTTGTGTCAAATCAGGTGAGGCGGTGGTGCTTATCGGGGAGTCGGGTTCGGGTAAAACTACTCTTGCCGAGATTTTGGCCGGTATTATGAAAGCGGAACAGGGACAGGTGCTGTTTGAAGGGCAGATTGTCACGGGACATAGTCATACGGCCCGCAAAGGGGGTATGCAAATTGTTTTTCAGGATCCTCTGTCTGCTACCAGTGAGCGGCTCACCGTTGAAGATGTGGTCCGGGAACCGTTGGATATATTACATGCGGATAGCAAGGAGCAGCGCCGGGAGAGTGTCAGACAGGCGTTGAAGGATGTTCAACTGCCCCGGGACGCCGATTTCCTGTCCCGGAGGTGTTATATGCTGAGCGGGGGGCAACGGCAGCGTGTGGCCATCGCCCGTTGCTTGGTTATGGAGCCCAAGCTGTTGATTGCCGATGAGATCAGTTCCATGCTGGACCCCTCCACTCAAGCTAATATTTTAAGGTTGCTTAAAGGCCTGCAAAATTCCAAAGGCTTTGCTATGCTTTATATTACTCATGATTTAACTATGGCGCAAAAGATAGCCGATCGGATATATGTAATGCGGCGGGCCGAAATTATTGAAAGGAAACCGGCCGGGGATTTTTTTTGCAACCCCGGGGAAAGACAAGCGCCAATGCTTTTGCAATGTGCGGGAATTAAGTGCGGGAATTAGGGCGCGCCGAACAAATACCCAGGGAACGGAGACTTTTCGCGGCTGGGACAATAATATCAAGGTGGCTATTATTCATCATGACACTCACGGCGGAAAGCGCTATATCCCATCATAGGCCATCAAAATTTTAGCCGTACTTGATTCATCGATTTATTCTTGACAATGGGTTCCACCTTGTGATTTAATTATCACAATAAAGTTTTTTATGATGAAAAAAAATTTTCACTGTCTTAAGTTGATGAAATAAGAATGTTTTAAAATTGCAATGGATTACGTTGACTTATATAATGCTTGGTCTTTGTTCCGGATGTCCGACTCATTAAAATTGTTGATTCTCTATGGAAAGCCTTTATTCCAAATGTAGGGGTCACGTTAGTGTTTAGAGGATAAAACCCGGAGTCTAAAGAAGTAGATGTTTGCGCTACAGGCAGAAGTCAGAATCTTTTTTATAAAGGAGCAAGATTTAATCCGGGGTCCTATGTTTTTAGGGTATAAATAAATATTAAGACATCAATCGACCGTAGCGATACCGCTTTAAGAAAATAAAGCAGTATCGCGGTATCTATACGATAGGTCGATTTTTATTTTTTTAAAGGGAGGGATATAGAATTGCTCCTAATGACAAATGTAGACAACATCAATGCCGATCAGGTTCCCTATCTTATAGAACAGCTTATGGCCAAGGGGGTAAAGAATGTCCATGTTGTTAATGCTGTAACCAAGAAAGGGAGGCAGGAATATATTTTTTTTATTGATGTTCAGCAGGACAAGGTTTTTTCAATTAGCCGCTTTCTTGCCAGTGAAATAGGGACGCTGGGAGTAAGAATAATCAAGGCAGATCATATCTCGTACGATTATTTCATGAAGAGTATGAAGCTAAGTTTACATGACAATAAAGAGAATCTCGTATGGAAAGGGGCGGTGCAGGTCAAGATTGTCCAAGATGATTCGGGTTCTCCTTTGTCCGCCCGTGTTGAATATGAGGATTTGAAAGCATCTGTCAAGGCTATTAATACGGCGGGAGCGGATATATCTTTTTACGAGCTTAAGCAAATGATTGAAAATGAGGCGCTAAATAGATTAAGGAAAAGTAAATTTGCAATTCGGATTGAGGACGATTGAATAATGGATAAAATGCGTCAGGAAGGAGACTATTGTGGACAGAAAAGAATTGCACGCACTTTTGGAGTCTTTAGTCGCCGGCAGTACCACCGTAAATCAGGCTATAAAGAAATTGGAATTCTTGCAGTATGAAGACATAGGCTATGCTCGCCTGGACCACCACCGAGAACTTCGCACCGGTTTTCCTGAGGTTGTATTTTGTCAGGGCAAGACCCCGGAGCAAGTGGGAGGTATTATTTCTAGATTGGCGGCGAATGGCAGACCGATTTTGGGTACACGGGCCTCTGCTGAAGCTTACGTAATGGTCCGGAAGACTCTCCCCGAGGCTGTGTATTATGATATGGCCCGCTGTATTGTAGTGCCGGCAGGGGAAGAGAGAGAAGAAAAGGGAGAGATCGTGATTGTCAGCGCGGGGACGGCGGATATGCCGGTAGCGGAGGAGGCGGCAGTGTCCGCAGAAACTATGGGGTTAAGGGTAACAAGGCTCTATGATGTGGGTGTCGCCGGAATTCACAGGTTATTGCAGCATGTCGAAAAATTACAAAAAACAAATGTCGTGATAGCTGTGGCCGGCATGGAAGGGGCTTTGGCAAGCGTTGTCGGCGGGCTTACCAGTCGTCCTGTAATCGCTGTACCTACGAGTATCGGATATGGAACCAATTTTGGGGGACTTTCAGCGCTTCTTTCAATGCTGAACAGTTGTGCCTCAGGGGTGGGAGTAGTTAATATTGATAATGGCTTCGGAGCGGCAGCTTTGGCGCGGGCCATAGTCCAATCAGGGAGGTAGAATACGGATGAAAGTTATGTATTTGGATTGTAGTGCCGGAATCGCAGGCGATATGTTTTTGGGAGGGCTGTTTGACGCAGGGGTCGATCCGGATTTGGTTAGAAATGGTCTGGCCGGCCTGAATCTCAGCGGTTACGAAATGCGTGTCGAGAAAGGAACAAGCCATGGAATAGCTGCCAATAGTGTTCAATTTAACGTAGTTGAGGAACAGCCTCATCGTTATCTTAAAGATATTATGACCCTAATTGAGGCCGGCAATTTTTCGGAGAATGTTAAAAGTTCAGCCGGAAAAGTATTTTCCCTTCTTGCCCAAGCCGAGGCGAAGGTTCACGGGACAACCCCGGATAAAGTGCACTTTCATGAAGTCGGAGCGATTGATTCGATTTGCGATATCATAGGAACTCTGCTTGCAGTCGAAAGTCTGGAAGTGGAAAGAATTATCTGCTCCCCGCTTTCTTTGGGGAGTGGACATGTACACTGTGCTCACGGCCGAATTCCAGTTCCCGCGCCGGCGACGCTTGAAATAATCAAAGGAGTTCCGGTGCGCAAAAACGATATTGAGGGTGAACTGGTGACACCTACGGGCGCCGCCTTGGCTGTGACGTTAAGTCAGGAATTTTCCTCTTTGCCTTCCATGATTATTGATTCCGTAGGATATGGGATGGGCACCAGGGACTATGGATTTCCAAGTGTCTTGCGGGTTATTATCGGGCGGTCTTTGAAGAAAAACGGGTCAAAATATCACGCTGAACTGGAACGCAGTGCTAACCACCCCCATACCCATGACCACTTCCATGTTCATAAACATGCCCACGAGCATAAGCACGACCACGACCATGAGCACGAGCGGTTAAGCCGGAAGAGAGGATAAAAATATTGAGGATGAATACCCCAAGAAGTGTTTCACCGTGAACGTTTTACTGTTTGGGAGATTATCTGTACGGAAAAAATCTCAAAGGAGGTGTAGAAAGAGGAAAATATTATCTTGAAAGGATAGATGCCTTCTAAACGGATGTAAAGGGTTCACTTTAATAAAAAATATATGGGAGGTAAATATTGATGGAGAAAGAGATTTTGGCGGTAATAGGTGCGGTTAACTCCAACGTGCAGAATTCGACGAGCGACCGGATCGAAGCGCTTACCAAAGGTCATGGTATGCTGAACCTTGCCGTAATGGCGGCTGCCAATGCAATGGCAACCCAAATACTGAACGGAAGAAGCATAAAGATATCGGATGATAATTTCGTAGAATTGCCTTTGGACGGCGTTTTAAAGGCCGGAATTGATGCTGCCAAAGAAGCGGGGGCGGATAAAGCCAATGCCGCGCTTATTGGCGCAGTATTGCTTAATTTGGCCGGAACGGCGTCCAGGGCCGGGGTTCCTGCCGGAAACAGGAAGCTGGGCGCCATGGCCCGTATGATTGCCGGGGCCGATCGTGCGGGGGTGGCGTCAATTCCTACCTCCAAATTAACTTGCAAAGTGTCAGGGTTTGCGGCGGTGAAGGCTTTATACGACGCTATGGAAAAAGGCGAATTGGTTCGGGTAGACGGAGCGGATGTTCCGGCATTTGTATCCGGCGGCGCTCTTTATGGTCATAGTGTCTTGGGTGAGGATATGACTTATGTCGACCTGGCCTTAAACGGGACGAAAATTGCCGTGGAAGGTATGAAGAAGGCTTATCGCGGTGTAGGAATTAGTCCCAGCCCCATTATGTGCGCCATGCTGGCGGCGGCGGCGGTTTTGGAAATTATCAATCCCGATGGCATGATTGATGAACAATATGGCGAATTCTTCGTGAGAAACACAGGATATCTGGCGGGGAAAGGCGCGGCCGAGGCTGCCGGACTTCCGGAAAAAGTACATCTACGCGGAACCGGCAAAGAGTATGAGACCGCTACATTGATTGGGGATTTGGGGATGATCCTCAAGGATGTGGGCTCTCCTACAGTGGTTGGGATGATGACGATCAATGAAATGCTGGCCGCTTTCTCGGAAGCCCCAATGATTGGTTCAGGTTTCGGCGGTGGTCCCGTTAATCCTCCTCTGGCGCACCTGGTATCGGACACAGTAGTTTCCATGAATGCCGTGCTTGATTGCAAAGGCGATATGGATGCCGCTGCCGATATCTTACACCGGATGAAAGCAACAGAATGGTTTGATCCGGAGGTTGCGGCTTTTTGCGCCAATACGGTTGCTCATAAAGGGGAGCAGGTGCGGAGAGGTCCGGTTACACGGGTTATTATCAAGGCTACCGAAGGAGTTCGTATGAACGCGCTCTATACCCGTGCACAAAGAACTTATAATGATTTAAAAGCAGGCAAGAAATTGGATGATATTTGTCGGGCGCTGGACCTTGAAAGACAGGCCAGAGTTGAGGAAAATGCCGGAAAAATATTTACGGCCATGTTCGGACAGGAGATACAAATCCATTTTACCAAGCTGGCAGGCGGTGCCCATCGCAGTCATCCCTTTGCGCGTAAATATTGGGGATTTGACGCCGATATTGATGCAGAGGTTACTATCGGCGGCCAGAAAACAGTCCTGACAGGAGTATCTCATAAAGTAGTCCCTGATGCTGTTTTAAACAAGAAGGCCGAGCTTTCCACGCCTATCACCGTTGCTGCGGCAGTCGCGCAGGAGCTGATGTACATCGGAGTTTGCACTATTAACGTGGTTGTTCCGGCCGCAATGGCAGCCGCTATGGGTGTGGAAACTTGGGAAGACGCCGGAAAAATTGCCGAGAAAGGCGGCTACATCACGGCTGCTATCCCCGGCGCCAAAGACAGTGCCCGCGAAGTGGCGAAAGCGGCAATAAGGATGATGCAGGATCTTAACTTCTAATTGATCTCGTTAACCGCCGCTAAGGCTTCCGCAAAAGCGGAAAGGGGACACTCCTCAGCTAATAGGTCAAGCTTTGGGGTCGAGGAATGTTCCCAACTAATGGAGTTAAGCGGCGATGAACTCGAAATAAGTGCGACTAAGGTTTAGCGGTCGGGGGACACATCTCTACTTATGGGTCAAACTTTGGGGTCGAGGTATATCCCCAACATATGGATCACGTGTACCCGGAGGGCGAAACTCCATCTGAACCAAGTCTTCTTTATTATAAGTTGTGAAGCGTCGGAGCTCCGGCGCTTCACAGTTCCCCATGCGAAAGAACTATCCGCGGAAAACCAAGTTTAAACAAGGGAAGGGGTGATTTGGTTGAGTCTTTGGGTGAAAGTGGGAGCCCGTTTGCACCTCGGTCAACTCGACCTTAACGGTTCCTTAGGGCGTTTATACGGAGGACTTGGTTTAGCTATTGATCAACCTTGCTTGGAGATTACTGCGGAGAAAAAAAATGATT
This genomic interval from Desulfoscipio sp. XC116 contains the following:
- a CDS encoding ABC transporter ATP-binding protein, which produces MMQPVLRVKDLSVRYGHTEGESIIAVRRINFALEPGTVTGVIGESGCGKSSLALALMGLLKKRARVQGEIFYGPTDLNRLSEQEWNQYRWSKLAIIFQNSLDILNPVMTIGEQIGEAMRRHTSLTGTEIRAGLEELLKMVGLDPVFAKSYPHQLSGGMRQKVLIAMALSCEPEVLIVDEPTTALDAVAKDEIVELLLGLQRKMAFPMLVISHEMQVIMRMTSRLMVMYAGNVVEEGLTGEIFKNPMHPYTRGLMYSSPAVNPYRDLWGIPGEAGRESEGQCPFCRRCNQCVERCAKEHPELSRLPCGRKVSCLRGGIVTLLEGRNLHKSYHWRGGEIKACSSCDICVKSGEAVVLIGESGSGKTTLAEILAGIMKAEQGQVLFEGQIVTGHSHTARKGGMQIVFQDPLSATSERLTVEDVVREPLDILHADSKEQRRESVRQALKDVQLPRDADFLSRRCYMLSGGQRQRVAIARCLVMEPKLLIADEISSMLDPSTQANILRLLKGLQNSKGFAMLYITHDLTMAQKIADRIYVMRRAEIIERKPAGDFFCNPGERQAPMLLQCAGIKCGN
- the larC gene encoding nickel insertion protein, whose protein sequence is MTNVDNINADQVPYLIEQLMAKGVKNVHVVNAVTKKGRQEYIFFIDVQQDKVFSISRFLASEIGTLGVRIIKADHISYDYFMKSMKLSLHDNKENLVWKGAVQVKIVQDDSGSPLSARVEYEDLKASVKAINTAGADISFYELKQMIENEALNRLRKSKFAIRIEDD
- the larB gene encoding nickel pincer cofactor biosynthesis protein LarB — translated: MDRKELHALLESLVAGSTTVNQAIKKLEFLQYEDIGYARLDHHRELRTGFPEVVFCQGKTPEQVGGIISRLAANGRPILGTRASAEAYVMVRKTLPEAVYYDMARCIVVPAGEEREEKGEIVIVSAGTADMPVAEEAAVSAETMGLRVTRLYDVGVAGIHRLLQHVEKLQKTNVVIAVAGMEGALASVVGGLTSRPVIAVPTSIGYGTNFGGLSALLSMLNSCASGVGVVNIDNGFGAAALARAIVQSGR
- a CDS encoding LarC family nickel insertion protein → MKVMYLDCSAGIAGDMFLGGLFDAGVDPDLVRNGLAGLNLSGYEMRVEKGTSHGIAANSVQFNVVEEQPHRYLKDIMTLIEAGNFSENVKSSAGKVFSLLAQAEAKVHGTTPDKVHFHEVGAIDSICDIIGTLLAVESLEVERIICSPLSLGSGHVHCAHGRIPVPAPATLEIIKGVPVRKNDIEGELVTPTGAALAVTLSQEFSSLPSMIIDSVGYGMGTRDYGFPSVLRVIIGRSLKKNGSKYHAELERSANHPHTHDHFHVHKHAHEHKHDHDHEHERLSRKRG